AAATATGAAGagattggaaaaaaaaaaagattgactTGGACAAATTAAGAAAGAGAGAGCAATTTTTTTTAACGAAggagtgaaaaatgaaaaactaaaagttataaaAATTATTCATCTACATATTTTTAAGTCAaagtattattttatttatatatctaAAAAGTTTTGGTTCCTTTAtattaaaaaccctaattttgtattaaaaatactaaataatattatttaaatatctATGGacctattatttttttaaaatgggaCCGCTTAAATTTAGGGGCTTAAGGAAAATTCCTTACTCCATATAAAGTTGGAGCCGACCGTGATAATAAGCTTTGTGCTCAATTCTAAAGCCAACATAGCACTTCAATTACAAATTCTTATTTCTCGGTTTAACTTAGATTAATCCTTTACTAGGCAAGAGATTCCTACATAATCAGACAAAAAGTAAGTTTTCACTCACTACATAAGGGTTATTGCAGTTTTCACTCACTACATAAGCGTTATTGCATCTCTATATTCTGACATAAGGAACCCTTTAAAGACTCAATTATATCGAGCAATGTAATTGAACCAAGAAATTGTATTGCACATTTtctagtaaaaatagcacggtctagccagttttcagattggtcattcaaaaatagccagcgtttgccaagctattgaaaaataaccactattttgctgcaacagagaccggtccagcataatatactggagttcggtgcacctgtgtatgaacttccagcatattatgctggaccggtatactttgttggctccagtataatatattggagattggagcaccggtgctccaaactccagtatattatgctggaccgatatattatactggaactccagtatatattatgctggagtatttttctggattttgaacagtgtttttgttcagatttatctttacatgaaaagcggctaaatttcgattacttttgaaactgagatatttttgaatgaccacttataaatctgactatttttgaatttctccccattTTCTAGGGGTAAAGACGATGCTCTCATGTAAGGATGTGCGGgataaaatagcacggtctagtcagttttcggattggtcattcaaaaatagccagtgtttgccaagccattgaaaaatagccactattttgctgcaacagagaccggtccagcataatatactggagttcggtgcacctgtgtataaacttccagcatattatgttggaccgatatactttgctggctccagtataatatactagagactggagcatcagtgctccaaactccagtatattatgctggaccggtatattatactggaactccaatatattatgctggaatatttttttcagattttgaacagtgctttcgttcaaatttatctttacatgaaaattggctaaatttcgattacttttgaaattatggctatttttgaatgaccatcTGTAAATCTGATGTGCGGGGTAAAAATATTTATACTCAAAACTTAATGTAAAAATTGCACGAGGCGCCCTAATTGGTCGCCCACATTTAacatatacccatttttttaaaaacttttaacttgtaccccaccttttaaacaatttcagccccctttctcctccccTTCTCCCAGTGATCTCCATATTTCTCCGGAATTTAACATTGATGTAACAATATCTCTCCTTCTGTGGCTTCACTCAATTCCTCAGAAGTCATCTTACTATACATTCTAGTAGCGTTATTGTACTAATATTTACTGAACTATCAGCATATGAAGAAAATTAAACATTATATTTGCCATCCCACAACGATATAAAAGCAGGAGGATGATGATGAAGCCAAATTtactcttatacaacaattcctCTTCTGAGTTCGATCTCGTCTTCAAATGTTTTCTTCAATATGTTTAATTTGTTTGGTGTTTGTGATGACTGATGACGCTTTAAATGTTTGGAAAAGAACGTACAGATCAGAACATTATTGATAGCTAAATCTACATCCTCTTTTGAACCTGCTCGTTTTATCAAGTCTGAGCTTTTGGTTCAAAAATGAATATTTGTCGAACTGAAAATATTTCTCATACTTTTTTCCCAAAAAAACAATTGTAGCAGGCGTTGACTAAATATTTCTTCCGATACAAATACAAGTGCATTAACACAAAGAATAGCTTCATTCCAGATCAGAAATTGTATAAACCAAGAGAACTTCAGCTCTTCGacagttataaaacaaaaacttcagctctagagttgaagttcaccagttacaaaaacaaaaacttcagctctagagctgaagttcgctagctagttacaaaaacaaaaacttcagctttacaaaacaaaaacttcagctctagagttgaagttcgctAGCTAGttataaaaacaaaaacttcagctttacaaaataaaaacttacAAAAACTTCAGGCCTGACtattagaatgctgaagttttgcgtgattgcctttactacttcagcctcgtatgctgaagttatgcgaaaaagcggatACGCTTGCAagttttttgcaaagcggacacaaattaaaacgtgacacaagAAGCGGGTATAAATGCAAATCCCCCAAACTTTATTTGAAACTGGACTAGCTATTCTGCCGCAACGAGGTCACTGTCCAAAGATGCAGGCCCAAACAGAGCACTCAAAATTTTTAAATGCCTTTGTTGACTACTTTGAGGGTGTTtgactaagcttataagctggtcaaactggcttataaacaatttttggcttatctacttgtttggtaaaattaaaagtgcttataagccaaaaataagccgaaagtcataagttggtctcccccaacttatcaaatttcagcttataagcactttaggtttgatcaagatatttactattctatccctaaaatactttttttaaaacaaaactctttatatatccagttcttcagctgcttattattaattacttttatccaaacacataactacttatttttcaaatcagtttcagcacttaaaatTGTTTTTCAGCACCaaatgcttatcagctactcgaaatcagctaagccaaacgggctcttTGTCTCTTCCGTTCCATAGAGAAACACTTCTTTAAGCAGCACGTTCTATTTTTAGGTAAATAAATTTCGAAAGATGTGAAAGGCATGTGATGAATACAAAATACGCACGACATGTGACTTTGAAATTGCATATTATTTGTCTTTATAATATAATTGCTAATAAACAAAAGGAAGGAGCAAAGAAAGAGATCAGAAGAAAATGTCAAACAAATAGTTTATTAACCTGTAAGATGGGAAAAGTGGCAAGAGattcacctaatatttgtccttttttcaaatttaaagtcAAGAACACTATACAAAAACTCAACATTGCAAAGTATATTGAATAGAACGATGAGTATATTGGGGACAAACAAATTGAGTGACGTGTCGTGTTTGATTTTCTTGGATAGTATGTCCCAAGGTATTAGATGTGCACGATTAAGTTTTTCATAAAACATAATACATCGTTAACAATTGACACCAATTTAGTTATTCGATTATTTGGTTAGAAATACGAACTAATAAACGTTAACAAGATTGGCCGTGTACGTAAAACATAGAATTATGCCATTACGATTGGTCTATAGCACAAAAATTAGTTCCATATATGAATGTAATGACTAGTGATTGTTCGTAATCGTACTGAAGATTGACCTTTTGCAATTTTTCGTCTGAATTATTGAGTTGTGTCCCCATATACTAAATACTACAAAATTCAAAACCATGCAATAATGGCTGCCATAGGTAAAGTCATTTCGGGTTTATATAttataattttgttgtcaatttAGACGTGGTAGTTTGATTCGACACGAAGTTTAAGgatgaaaaaaaaagatttttggaACTTGTGGTATTAAAAGTTTAAGGGGGTAAAAACTTTGTGGGGTTATGATATTtctgtggttataaaaacttctcattattggtaaatgagtaaaatgaaGAGTCTAATGTTAAATTATTTCCAATTGTAGAAATGAGTCATTATTTTTGGAACGGACTAATAAGTAAAAGTGTGTCATCTAAAATGAAACAACGGGAGTAATACTTACTATATAGGAATAATTACCTGATTTTTACAGATTATTAATTAACATGTTGTACCACATTCTAAAACTTTCCTTAATAAATTAATCTACAATAAACAGAGTCTTGTTTAATTATTAAGATTGGTCCGTTATGGCAAGCGGATTAAAGTGTTCACCAATCTATCCATACATTTCACGCCACGTTACGTATATTCATTGCTGTCGCTGCCGGCCCCACACAACTCTGCACCACCCAATGCCCATTTTACCAGTCCCTTCTAAATTATCGTTTTTAATTCAGTCACCCATTATCTCCCCTCTCCCGCCGACACAGCCGCCGTTGCCGCCGCCGGCTTCCGGTTGTCTTTGTTCTCACAGAACCCTAGGAAGCTATATATGCATCTTTTGacgcattttattttattaattgaattgaagttaaaaaaatattaaaagatGTCGTTAATTCGAAGAAGAAAAGCACCTGAAAATGAAATTTCAACGGATGCGGAGCCAAAGCCTGATGCAGAAGAAGACGATAAGAAAAGTAAGAAAAATATAAAGGTAGGAAACAAGCAGAAATGGTCGTGCATCGACAGTTGCTGTTGGTTTATAGGATGTATATGCTGTGTGTGGTGGCTTCTGCTCTTTTTATACAATGCTATGCCGGCGTCGTTCCCGCAGTACGTGACGGAGGCAATAACGGGGCCGTTACCTGATCCACCAGGCGTTAAATTGCAGAAGGAAGGATTAAAGGCTAAGCATCCGGTGGTTTTTATTCCAGGAATCGTCACGTGCGGTCTTGAACTATGGGAAGGTCATCAGTGTGCTGAAGGATTGTTCCGGAAGCGGCTTTGGGGCGGTACCTTTGGAGAAGTGTACAAAAGGTATTTGTGTGCCTCTTCCTGTCTatgctaatttttttttttttttgggtataaTCAGGTCATTTATTAGGCAAGTAACTTAAATCTCTTGATAAGTAGTACTTCTTTGTAATAATTTATATGATATTGTTTGACTAAGCACCGAATAAATACCTTTGAAATATGGTCTAAAACAAAGCATATTGAAGTTTAAAGtgaaattatttctaaatatgaAAATGTATCCTTCTTAAAAAGCAAAGTGTGCCACATACAAGGGGAGGGAGAGAGTAAACAGTCTGCTATCACAGGTTAAAATTCGATGATAATGCAAAAGAATTATACACCGTCTaaatatataacttaaatccggAAGATAATAACATACTGAATTAGAGCTTCAGCTGGATTTTGAGACTAATTAATTTTTATTCTAATAATGAGAGGATTTACACACTGATTTTATCTCTTGAGATACTCTTCTTTCAGCTGAATATTACTAATACTGAATAAGGAAACTGTTTGACATTGAGCGGAGCTTTGTTTGTTTGTGGGTTGGGGGGAGGGGGTGGGGGCAAGGGTTCATCCTATGAACCAACAACAAGAAGTATATGCATCCCTATGAACCAAAGCAGCTGTTTGTGTGTTTACTTCTTATTGTTTGAATCCCCTTAGTGAAAATCCTGGCTCTGCCACTAAATAGGTGTCCTAAAGCTTTTTGCTTGCAATTTCAACGCGGACTAGTACAGTTTATTTAATTTGATGTACTTTAGCATATCTTCTTTCTGGTGTTAGTTTATACAGTAATTATCGTTGTTTATTGATACAAAGCTGAAGAAAGGATATACTTCTGGCATCAGTGAAATCTCCAAAAAACGATTTTTAGTCATCAGCTGAAATAGTTAAAAAATCATCTGTCTTTCGGGATGATTTTTTAGACATCTGTGGCATTGAATTCACTTCAATTTCAGTCAAAGAGACTAATATCTGGCAATAAGCTTTTTAGTTTGAAAAAACTAATAGGGAATCTACCACCACCACAGTTAATTTTGACCGTTGCAATTTTACTCTCCAGGAATTGCAAGCTACACAATGTGATACATCTTTCAGTTAGGAAGTGCTACTTTCTGATTTAGTAAGAGACTTCTGTTTAGGAATGAAAGGATCTCATATTATCTTtcttttcttggattttctcCACTTCAAATCATGGTTCTTAACCTATaactttttcttttgataagATATGGAGTAGtaataaaggaaaaacaaaacagaaaacaACCTCTTAACCTCTAGCTCACCCCTTAAGAGTTAAATATCTGTAACCATTGCTAGcattttctttcacttcttaTTTTTTGTGATCCTTTGCAGACCGCTGTGCTGGGTGGACCATATGACACTAGATAATGAAACTGGGATGGATCCTCCTGGTATTAGAGTTAGGCCAGTTAGTGGACTTGTTGCTGCAGATTACTTTGCTCCAGGATACTTTGTCTGGGCAGTTTTGATTGCTAACTTGGCCCGAATAGGATACGAGGAGAAAACAATGTATATGGCTGCATATGATTGGAGGCTTTCATTTCAGAACACCGAGGTACTAATGTCTCCTTATGTGGTTTCGTCTATGTTTGTATTTGATGAAATCACGTTAAAAGCTGTTTCGGTGATCATTTTAAAATGTTATAACTGTGATGCACAATTTATTTCAACAGGTGCGTGACCAGACCCTGAGCCGGATAAAAAGCAATATAGAACTGATGGTTGCAACTAATGGGGGCAAGAAGGCAGTAATTGTTCCACATTCCATGGGGGTTGTATACTTCTTGCATTTTATGAAGTGGGTGGAGGCACCAGCCCCAATGGGTGGTGGCGGTGGGCCCGATTGGTGCGCCAAGCATATTAAAGCAGTGATGAATATTGGTGGGCCATTGTTAGGTGTTCCAAAATCTATAGCTGGGCTTTTCTCAGCTGAAGCACGGGATATAGCTGTTGCCAGGTAAATTTGGTCTCGgtgaatttttcttcttcgccAGCCAGTTAAAAGGATGGGTGCAAATTATGTAGAACTAAATCCTTTTATTTGGTTACTGAAACTAATTTGTGACCCATGCAGTAACTTCCTTTACATGCCGTGAAATTATCCCTTTCTTTTATGTCTTTCAAGTTGTGCTCTGAAAACTTCGAGCATCTCCAAAATGTAAACCAGATGTCCTGAAAGCTTTCTATTTAATATCCTTTTAAGCATTGAACCATAAAAAAATTATGTACAAAATTGAGGTTCATATCAGCATAACTCATTTTAGAGTAGGCAACGAAAGGAAAAACAAACTGCTATAGTGCCTTAAACACCCATAAACCAAGCAACACCAAACAAACATATTACTCCATAATGTCCTCACTCGCACTCATCTTCTTCGTCCTCCCTTTGTTATCATTCGATTCAGCACCAGCATCCTCATAGTCCTTCCCGGAGCAGCAAGGTCTTTAATTTTAGTCTTGCATGTAAtgtattttttcttctttagtAATTCACCTCAATTTCAGGGCTATAGCCCCAGGTGTTCTGGATAAGGATTTATTCCATTTTCAAACATTAGAGCACATAATGAAGATGACACGAACATGGGACTCAACCATGTCAATGATACCAAGAGGAGGGGACACGATCTGGGGCGATCTTGACTGGTCACCCGAAGAAGGCTATTCTCCTTGCAGAAGTAAGTCTAAAGATGATGCCGCTCAGATTTCAGGCCATGACGAGAATCGAACTACAGATTCTAATGCAAAATATTACAGTTATGGAAGGATGATATCCTTTGGAAAGGATGCAGCAAAGGCACATTCATCAGACCTCAAGAGGATTGACTTTAGGGTAATGTTAATCAGAAACCAAATTCTCTCATTGTTTCTCTCGTATGTGCTATTTTCCTCTATTTGTTTCAACTTTCAACATTGATTTCATTGGTGGTGGGTGCGGGTGATTCTGAATAACGAATTTAAGGACTTCTACTATAGAAATGCTAAAGGCGTGGGGTGGATCTAGTGAATAAGCTGTGAGTTCATTTGAACCCAGTAGCTATAGCTTAGACCTTTTGATATGTGTTAAAGAAACCACTAGTACAAAATAACAGTTTTTTTTAGAATGATATAAATAACAGATTTCGAACCCAGTAATATGGGATTGTGGTAGAATTCCGAATCTGAACCCATAAAGTGCAAATCCTAGATCCACCTCTGCTAGAGGCACCAAAAAATAGCAGAGATAAAACTATCTAAAAAGTAGTTAGCACTTTGATGTGAAGTTCTTGTTCTAATTCCAGTTTACTTATATTTTTATGCTATAGGCAAGCATTCGTTAGGCCAAGCAAGGGGATGACCTGTCACCTTGCTAAAAACTGCTGCTTTTGGGGAACTACCAAAGAATGAATTGGGTACCTGGTCATAACAAAACCAATGGGCACACATGATTGCATGTTTAAGAGCCAACACAATGTGCTTGGTGTGATGTCAGTGTAAAATAATGGAAACAAATGAAGTCTAATCATATATTACAAGTGGATGATGCCTTTGTATATCAAATTTTTCTAGACATCCTTAATTATTGCATTCCCTTTTTGTGATAAGTACTAGGTGAGGACTTATcgacaaaaaagaaagaaatatgaTAAAGCACTACATGAAGCATTCCTTAAACACTTGCTATCTCAGCAAAATAATCTGTTCAAAGTTTcctttttgaaaaaagaaaaaatctccCCTGCCAATGAAAATGACAAAGGTGGTTACAGTTAAGGTCATATTGAATGTCCTGCTGAAAAGTATTTCTTTTACTTGCAAATAATACTCCAAGCTTGTCACTTGtccctttttttttgaatgaGGCACTCCATTCGTTATGCCAATTCATCCGAATTCATTATGCTCCAAATAGACTATAAGAGTCAAGTTCTTTTTATGTGTTTGCTGAAAATCTGCTGATCAGAAGCTGAACTAGACAAGCAAAGCGTCATAACTGCGAGGGAAAAGCAATGGAAAAATAGAACCATGTTCTCTCAGATATCTCAAATTTGAAAACCACATTGGCTATGGCGTACAATGTGCCTCTTGTAGAGCGAAGAAATGCCTATTTCcttactttttcttttaattaatacTCCTATTTAACATCCTTATGTCAGCAGCAACACATGTGAAATGTGCATCAATCAAGTGTTTCCATGGGATTGAACTGAATAACATTAGAAATGAATGATCAATGATGTCTCAGTGTCCTTCCATATAATGGGTGTCTTTTCTTCCTATTCATGCTAATTTGAAACCTCTTCTGTCTGTCAAGTTATGTCTTAATTTTTTGTGCTTTCAGGCTGTGCTAAA
This sequence is a window from Nicotiana sylvestris chromosome 3, ASM39365v2, whole genome shotgun sequence. Protein-coding genes within it:
- the LOC104239807 gene encoding phospholipid:diacylglycerol acyltransferase 1-like, which translates into the protein MSLIRRRKAPENEISTDAEPKPDAEEDDKKSKKNIKVGNKQKWSCIDSCCWFIGCICCVWWLLLFLYNAMPASFPQYVTEAITGPLPDPPGVKLQKEGLKAKHPVVFIPGIVTCGLELWEGHQCAEGLFRKRLWGGTFGEVYKRPLCWVDHMTLDNETGMDPPGIRVRPVSGLVAADYFAPGYFVWAVLIANLARIGYEEKTMYMAAYDWRLSFQNTEVRDQTLSRIKSNIELMVATNGGKKAVIVPHSMGVVYFLHFMKWVEAPAPMGGGGGPDWCAKHIKAVMNIGGPLLGVPKSIAGLFSAEARDIAVARAIAPGVLDKDLFHFQTLEHIMKMTRTWDSTMSMIPRGGDTIWGDLDWSPEEGYSPCRSKSKDDAAQISGHDENRTTDSNAKYYSYGRMISFGKDAAKAHSSDLKRIDFRGAVKGSNVANNTCDVWNEYHDMGVSGAKAVEEYKVYTAGEILDLLNFVAPKMMARGSAHFSYGIADDLDDPKYSHYKYWSNPLETKLPDAPDMEIYSMYGVGIQTERAYVYRRMPTAGCNIPFQIDASVDEEDEDSCLKSGVYTVDGDETVPALSAGFMYAKGWRGRTRFNPSGIKTYIREYFHAPPANLLEGRGTQSGAHVDIMGNFALIEDVMRVAAGGTGEDVGGDQVFSDIFKWSEKISLRL